A genome region from Trichoderma asperellum chromosome 7, complete sequence includes the following:
- a CDS encoding uncharacterized protein (EggNog:ENOG41), producing the protein MGNAISALIAPNEAADENERKKKEQLELMMKLADARLDTFQGELEKMFLDRESAMKTGVPGKRALRFERHVAVDAESTPGKGVEDAVDAFFGASETGTKGVLDGFKSVVKTGLSAILGDASAGESYDKKFFVCMKHNAIIRVDMYTYKYTFGSKGVVDVHKNILAYILCISVVDHRDVTLDELIYLASEFAGDGDVGPGSGFAQYLEMIMKTWNALRAIDPLPVSGRPALEYPVNLQLPVRNAPQM; encoded by the exons ATGGGGAATGCTATCAGCGCCTTAATCGCCCCTAATGAAGCAGCCGATGAGAatgagaggaagaagaaggagcagctggagctgatgatgaagctcGCAGACGCACGTCTCGATACATTCCAAGGAGAATTGGAGAAGATGTTCTTGGACCGTGAGTCGGCGATGAAGACAGGTGTCCCGGGAAAGAGAGCATTGAGATTCGAGCGTCACGTCGCTGTTGACGCTGAAAGCACT CCCGGGAAAGGCGTTGAGGATGCCGTCGACGCCTTCTTTGGTGCTTCCGAGACCGGAACCAAGGGTGTCCTCGATGGTTTCAAGTCTGTGGTCAAGACAGGCCTTTCTGCAATTCTCGGCGATGCATCCGCCGGTGAAAGCTACGATAAAAAGTTCTTCGTTTGCATGAAGCA CAATGCTATTATTCGTGTCgatatgtatacatataaGTATACCTTTGGAAGCAAGGGAGTAGTCGACGTGCACAAGAACATCTTGGCCTATATTCTATGCATCTCTGTTGTCGACCATAGAGATGTAACCCTCGATGAGCTCATCTACCTTGCTTCAGAATTCgctggcgacggcgacgttGGGCCGGGGTCTGGATTTGCGCAATACTTAGAGATGATTATGAAGACATGGAATGCTCTCAGGGCTATTGATCCTCTGCCTGTTAGTGGCAGACCAGCTCTGGAATATCCTGTGAACTTGCAGCTGCCTGTTAGGAATGCTCCTCAGATGTAA
- a CDS encoding uncharacterized protein (EggNog:ENOG41), producing MILKLKEIISSGKIGRIVNLSAVASSVRRSMDKWPENMKYYLDMSSGGNKFYIHFWHFLDSFMYVMGDIVHHQSILKTQYKTVQITGEGDKITDPKYPKSSPDHILLQGISDRGTVFSMSFHSPKSSADEKDIQWYISGTQGEIMVTAPAAWTLHDQGPEIRFRDGDQPIIAVDFQEFRIPVAEKVPSIVVKVASMYNAFAQSDTSRFATFDSDVKTHRVLEAIKRTAFIVRKKIEISVLAWI from the exons ATGATTTTAAAATTGAAGGAAATTATCTCAAGTGGAAAAATTGGCCGCATTGTCAACTTGTCTGCGGTGGCAAGCTCCGTCCGTCGATCGATGGATAAGTGGCCGGAGAACATGAAGTATTATCTGGATATGTCTAGCGGCGGgaataagttttatattcaCTTCTGGCATT TTCTTGATAGTTTCATGTATGTTATGGGAGACATCGTACACCATCAGTCGATTTTGAAAACACAGTACAAAACAGTTCAAATCACGGGCGAAGGGGATAAAATCACCGACCCCAAGTATCCAAAATCCTCGCCCGATCATATACTCCTACAAGGCATTAGCGACCGTGGAACGGTATTCTCGATGTCTTTCCACAGCCCAAAGAGTTCTGCTGATGAAAAGGATATCCAGTGGTACATTTCCGGTACACAAGGTGAGATCATGGTTACTGCTCCAGCTGCGTGGACTTTGCATGATCAGGGGCCAGAAATTCGGTTTCGGGATGGTGATCAGCCTATAATCGCTGTTGATTTCCAAGAATTTCGGATCCCTGTAGCTGAAAAAGTGCCTTCAATCGTAGTCAAAGTTGCGTCAATGTATAATGCTTTTGCCCAGAGCGATACAAGCAGATTTGCAACCTTTGATTCAGACGTGAAGACTCACAGGGTTTTGGAAGCTATTAAGAGAACTGCGTTTATTGTTAGGAAGAAAATTGAGATATCAGTGCTAGCGTGGATATGA
- a CDS encoding uncharacterized protein (EggNog:ENOG41) — protein MAPIRVGLMGLSTTDGFSGPGSWAASTHLPALIQSPEYKIVALANSTVKSAQRSIAAHRLPPSTKAYGSATDIANDTNVDLIVVSLHVQKHFKLANPALLQRKKGFIE, from the coding sequence ATGGCACCTATCAGAGTTGGCCTTATGGGCCTCTCCACCACGGATGGATTTTCAGGCCCGGGTTCCTGGGCCGCATCTACGCATCTGCCAGCCCTGATACAGTCACCCGAATATAAAATTGTGGCGCTCGCGAATTCTACTGTCAAGTCCGCACAACGGTCTATAGCAGCTCATAGGCTGCCTCCATCAACTAAAGCATATGGAAGCGCAACAGATATTGCAAATGATACTAATGTGGACCTTATTGTTGTGTCACTTCATGTGCAGAAGCACTTTAAACTAGCCAACCCGGCACTTCTTCAGCGGAAGAAGGGCTTTATCGAATAA
- a CDS encoding uncharacterized protein (EggNog:ENOG41~TransMembrane:1 (i79-100o)), translating to MCNDYDKRTPTYQNQVLWVEQLGQASGNSMHSFPLSWRKRLFLDYDIQALGPLSGSNATSHYGLGRASTKILPSTHKPLMIISINGAMSIIYCLISSRLIESSPYL from the exons ATGTGCAATGACTACGACAAGCGCACTCCAACTTACCAAAACCAGGTCCTGTGGGTCGAGCAACTTGGTCAAGCCTCGGGTAATTCCATGCATAGTTTCCCCTTGTCATGGCGGAAGCGTCTTTTCCTAGATTATGACATCCAAGCACTGGGCCCTCTTTCTGGCAGCAATGCCACCAGCCA TTATGGGCTGGGCCGCGCATCTACGAAAATTCTCCCGTCAACACACAAACCTCTGATGATTATAAGCATTAATGGCGCCATGTCTATTATCTACTGCTTAATAAGCTCAAGGTTGATCGAGTCAAGCCCTTACTTATAG